A genomic segment from Psychrobacter arcticus 273-4 encodes:
- the lpxA gene encoding acyl-ACP--UDP-N-acetylglucosamine O-acyltransferase — translation MSQIHPTALISPSATIDETATIGPYCIVGDEVTIGAHTVLHRHVVVTRLTRIGEHNQFYQFSSIGEDPQDLKYAGERTWLEIGDHNTIREACSLHRGTEQDGGLTKIGSHNLLMVNTHVAHDCLIGDHNVLANNVGVAGHVTIGNHIIVGGNSGIHQFCTIDDYSLVGGATLVLKDVAAFTMVSGNPAKAHGLNVEGMRRKGWSKDSIDVLRQAYRVVFRSGLTTVQALEVLKQDLLPKEQKIEFLIDSLQKSRRGVVR, via the coding sequence ATGAGTCAGATCCATCCAACAGCACTCATCTCACCGTCTGCTACGATTGATGAAACCGCAACTATTGGCCCTTACTGTATCGTCGGTGATGAGGTTACGATTGGTGCCCATACGGTGTTGCATCGTCATGTGGTTGTCACTAGATTGACTCGTATCGGTGAACACAATCAGTTTTATCAATTTTCAAGCATTGGTGAAGACCCACAGGACTTAAAGTATGCGGGCGAGCGTACTTGGCTTGAGATTGGTGATCATAATACCATTCGCGAAGCCTGTAGCTTGCACCGTGGTACTGAGCAAGATGGTGGCTTGACCAAGATAGGCAGTCATAACTTGTTAATGGTCAATACCCATGTGGCTCACGATTGCTTAATTGGTGACCACAATGTACTGGCCAATAATGTCGGCGTCGCCGGTCACGTTACCATTGGTAATCATATTATCGTCGGTGGTAACTCAGGCATTCATCAGTTTTGTACGATTGATGATTACAGTTTGGTTGGTGGTGCAACTTTAGTCTTAAAAGATGTAGCGGCGTTTACCATGGTTTCAGGTAATCCAGCCAAGGCGCACGGTCTTAATGTCGAAGGCATGCGCCGTAAAGGCTGGTCTAAAGATAGCATCGATGTGCTGCGTCAAGCTTATCGTGTTGTATTCAGATCCGGTTTAACGACGGTGCAAGCACTTGAAGTATTGAAGCAAGATTTGCTACCAAAAGAGCAAAAAATCGAGTTTTTGATTGATTCGCTACAGAAAAGTCGCCGCGGTGTTGTTCGTTAA